The region CCCGGGGGAAGGGCTGCCGGCCCGTGACCAGTGTTACCTGGTCCACCAAAAGCCTGGCCAGTTTGTTGCCCCCTTGCCCCGGCTTGGAATGGATACTGTGAATAGCATGGTGTCCCTTGGCGCTCGGCCCGCCAGCGGCGTCGGCGTGGAGGCTCACAAAAATATCGGCTCCCCAGCGGTTTGCCATTTGGCACCGCTCGGAAAGACCGACATCCCGGTCGTCCCGCCTGGTCATCAGAACCTCAATGCCCCTTCTTTTTAAGTCTTGCTCTACAAAAAGGGCCACCCTGAGGTTGGTCTCCTTTTCTGGCCGGCCGTTTACCCCCATGGCCCCCGGATCACCCCCGCCATGGCCAGGATCGATACAAACTTTCAACTCAACAACACCTCCTCAAATTGTGGGTTTATTAGAAATTCCAGCCCCAGCCTGTTCTTCGCCGCCGCCTTCATCCCTCGGGACATAAGCCTGTTGCGGGGTAGGCGAGTAACCATATCCGTCATAAAGGTACGGAGATTGATAGGGTGCGGTCTGTCCCCGCCGCCCAAGCGTAGGCCACCCAATCCGTTCAATGGCTTTTTTGGCAATGGCCGCAATGATCGGGTATCCCAAGACAGCGAAAAAATCGACCTGATTTGCGGAGACATCTCCAGCCAGGGCGATTTTTACTCCAACAAAGACATACAGCCCCAGTGATGCAAGGACCGCAAGGTCCTCGATAGTGATCCCATCAGGATCATTCCAAAATCCCCGCATGACCATCACCGCCTGGCCCGTTCAAGTAGCTCGTCAATTTTAGCTTCTTGGCGGGTCATTGTTACCTGGATCAGAGTGGTCAACTGCTCCAGCGCCCGGGTATTGTTCTGGATTACCTCTGACAGTTCTCGATTACCCCGTTGCTTGAACCATTGGGTTACAAGATAGATCAGCCCAGCCACCGTGAAAAACGCAATTCCGTATTGCGCGATATCAGCTCCCGGCACGGGCCTCACCTCCTGGGGCCATCATCATTCCAGTCATCGACATCTCCTCCCTTAGTTAAAACAAAAGCTTCCAGCAGCTTCCGCCGCAAATTATAACTGTTGGCATGGCTTACGTGGCCCAACCATGACTGAATGGTAGCATTGATCTTCTCAAGGTCGATCTGGCCTTCGCGGTATTTCCGCTGGAACGCCTTGAGTTTTCGCTTCATCCTCTTGATGCTCGACTTCCTGACCAATCGATGCGTGGGCCAGATGCGGTATCCAAGGAAGTCTATCCCTTGGCTGATGGGCCAAATGCCGGTTTTGCCATTCAACCGCAGGTCCAGCTTACCGGCAAGAAAGCCCTCAATCTCACGCTTAACTTGCCACAAGTGCCCTTTGTCTCCGCCCAGTATAACAAAATCGTCCATGTAACGAACGTAATAAGGCTCCCGGAGAACCTCCTTCACAAAGTGGTCCAATTGGTCCAGGTAGACATTGGCCCATAACTGAGATGTTAGGTTCCCAATTGGCAGGCCTCTCGGGCAGTCACTACCATCACCCCCGCTATCGATAATCTCGTCAATCAGCCAGAGTGTATCAGGGCAGGCAATGCGCCTCCTGATGATTGCTTTCAGGATAGCATGGTTAATGCTCGGGAAGTATTGCGACACGTCCGCCTTGAGGCAATAAACTGTTTCCCATTTCCGCTGGGCCACCCGCAGGAACTGTGTCACCCGATCCGCGCCGGCATGAATACCCTTTCCGACGCGGCAGGCATAACTATCAGGGATGAACCTTTTCTCGAAAATAGGTTCGATCACATTGCATAGCGCATGCTGGACCACCCGATCTTTGAAAGGCAAGGCGGCAACCTGGCGGGTCTTGGGATCATGCACGTAAAAGCAGCGATATCGCCCAGTTCGGTATGCCTTATAGATCAACTCATTCTGGATTTGGATCAGGTTGCTTTCGAGGTTGAACGAGAATTCGGGCACCTCGTTCTTAAACCTCTTTGTGCGCCTGGCCTTCATGTAAGCCAGCTCAATGTTCTCAAAGTCATAAATTCGTGGATAAAGGTCGGTATACGTTTTTGCTATTGGCATCACCCCCAAAAGGGCGGCAGCCCATGACGGTCGCAACCTACTAGCCACGAGCTGCCTGTTTATGTTTTTTGCCGGCCGGGCTTCCGGCGCGACAGGGACCTGAACTCCTTTGCCTAAAGCACTGGACGTTATCCCAATAGGACCCCGCCTTCTGGCACAGTTAGGCGAAGCGGCGCGGAAGCCGATGTTGATGTTCGTGTTCGACGGCGGATTGTTCAGGTTCAACGCGAACCCCGCCCGGGCATTCGAGCCATTGTTCCAGTTCCCACCACGGAGGGCAGCCCGCACATTGTCAGTCCAGGCCCCAAAAAATTACTTCCTGATGGACTTAAACCATCCGCCTATCATTCGACCGATTTCTTCCAACATGCTGGCCCAAACCTCGTACTTTTTGGGCGACAAGAAACCCAAGCGTCTGGATAGTCGGAGGTAAAACATCAGGACAGCTTTTTCTACGTCCAGTTCTTCAAGCGCATTCTTCTTGTAGTACCGCAAATTAGCCGTGATGATAAGCCGCTGAATGTTGACCATGGACTTCTTCATCTCGGCGGCCAGGGTGTGCTTTTCCGACTTGGGAAACTGTTGCAAGGCCTTATACCCGTAAAGGATCATATCCTCGCATTTCTGGGCGAGAATAAAGGTCCCATCTCTGGGCCGGCCTTGGTTTTCTTTCTGCTCCATACCCTAACAAATCCTTTCGGAACCGAGGCCTCGCTACCGCGAGGCCATCAGATTTTCAGTAATCAGATTTCAGATTTACAGAGACAAAGCGGCGCGGAAGCCGATGGTGATGCTCGTGCCCGACGGCGGATTGTACAGGGTCAACGCGAACCCCGCCCGGGCATACGAGACATTGTTCCAGTACCCACCACGGAGGGCAGCCCGCTGGCCATAATTCCGCAGCCAGAAACCGTCTTTCCATTCCTCATTGCCGCCAGAGGAAACAGTCGCTGGGAGTGCCAGGGCTGCCAGTTCTGCCTCTGTTCTCATCGTCAGAAACTTAGCGAATTGCGAAGCACCATAAGTGGCGTCTGTGGACGTTGGGTTATCATTGCTCATTTGCGGAGATATCTTGGCTATGCCAGTTCCCTGGGCATGGGCAGCAACCGTCGAGCCATTAGCGCCGCGGCTCACAGTGATACTGTTGCCGCTTACTGCAGTTATGGTCAGCTGCTCTGTTTGACACTGGAGCACATCTCCTACAGCAGGGCCAGTGCAACCAGGCCCGTTAACCAGATTGGATATAGTAAACGTGGCCGGGCTGGTTGTATTGTTCAGGCCGGCATCTGCCACCTTGGCGGTCCATCCGCCAGGGATGACGCAGTAATCGGTGATCTGCTGCACCACTGCATCGTTGGCATGGGCGCTGGCCGCCGTGCCGTTCTGGCCGCGCACGCAACCGCTCAGAGTATAGGTGCCGTTGCCATTATTCACGAAGGAACCGTAAATTACGTATTCATCGGTATTTGTCCCCTCGGCCTTAATCAGCACCAGCCCATTGGTGGTCGGCCACAGTTCGGGGCTCTGAACCCCGTCGATCACAATCGCGGTGTCTGTGGCGGTGATGCCGTCGGTATC is a window of Bacillota bacterium DNA encoding:
- a CDS encoding N-acetylmuramoyl-L-alanine amidase, which encodes MKVCIDPGHGGGDPGAMGVNGRPEKETNLRVALFVEQDLKRRGIEVLMTRRDDRDVGLSERCQMANRWGADIFVSLHADAAGGPSAKGHHAIHSIHSKPGQGGNKLARLLVDQVTLVTGRQPFPR
- a CDS encoding RNA-dependent DNA polymerase, translating into MAKTYTDLYPRIYDFENIELAYMKARRTKRFKNEVPEFSFNLESNLIQIQNELIYKAYRTGRYRCFYVHDPKTRQVAALPFKDRVVQHALCNVIEPIFEKRFIPDSYACRVGKGIHAGADRVTQFLRVAQRKWETVYCLKADVSQYFPSINHAILKAIIRRRIACPDTLWLIDEIIDSGGDGSDCPRGLPIGNLTSQLWANVYLDQLDHFVKEVLREPYYVRYMDDFVILGGDKGHLWQVKREIEGFLAGKLDLRLNGKTGIWPISQGIDFLGYRIWPTHRLVRKSSIKRMKRKLKAFQRKYREGQIDLEKINATIQSWLGHVSHANSYNLRRKLLEAFVLTKGGDVDDWNDDGPRR
- the avd gene encoding diversity-generating retroelement protein Avd; this encodes MEQKENQGRPRDGTFILAQKCEDMILYGYKALQQFPKSEKHTLAAEMKKSMVNIQRLIITANLRYYKKNALEELDVEKAVLMFYLRLSRRLGFLSPKKYEVWASMLEEIGRMIGGWFKSIRK